A genomic segment from Desulfovibrio sp. encodes:
- the lysS gene encoding lysine--tRNA ligase, giving the protein MLESFAAREGLNEVVKNRVVKSCDLLDAGVPLFPNDFRKEHDVAWVLDKFGELEGEALDSQEDVFAIAGRIVSLRSFGKVAFFHIMDQSGRIQCYASREHMDEAGYMVVKKLDIGDIVGVSGHLFRTKTGELTIACCKIKLITRSMRPLPEKYHGLTDMETRYRQRYVDLIVTPRAREIFFKRSLIVREFRRFMEDHGFMEVETPMMQPLAGGAAAKPFKTHHNALDLPLFLRIAPELYLKRLLVGGFEKVFELNRNFRNEGIDTRHNPEFTMCEFYWAYATFEDLMDFTEQLFAHIAMAACGTTVVPYQGEMIDLTPGKWTRLSFYDSLTQIGGHSPEFYNDYGKVKAYIRSRGEKAADSESLQKLHAKLFDLDVEGKLVQPHFIYHYPTEISPLSRRNDEHPELTDRFELFMTGRELSNAFSELNDPVDQRLRFEDQVRERDAGDDEAHSMDQDYLRALEYGMPPAAGQGIGIDRLVMLLTDCASIREVILFPLLRPEV; this is encoded by the coding sequence ATGCTGGAAAGTTTCGCCGCGCGCGAAGGTCTCAACGAAGTTGTAAAAAACCGCGTTGTCAAATCGTGCGATCTTTTGGACGCGGGCGTACCGCTTTTTCCCAACGACTTCCGCAAGGAACACGACGTCGCCTGGGTGCTGGACAAATTTGGCGAGCTTGAAGGCGAAGCCCTGGACAGCCAGGAAGACGTCTTCGCCATCGCGGGCCGCATAGTCTCCCTGCGTTCGTTCGGCAAGGTGGCCTTCTTCCATATTATGGACCAGAGTGGCCGCATCCAGTGCTATGCCTCGCGCGAGCACATGGACGAAGCCGGCTACATGGTGGTCAAAAAGCTCGATATCGGCGACATCGTGGGCGTTTCAGGCCACCTGTTCCGCACCAAGACGGGCGAACTCACCATTGCCTGCTGCAAAATCAAGCTAATTACGCGCTCCATGCGCCCCCTGCCCGAAAAATACCACGGGCTTACAGACATGGAAACGCGCTACCGCCAGCGCTACGTTGACCTTATCGTCACGCCCCGCGCGCGCGAAATTTTCTTTAAGCGCAGCCTGATCGTGCGCGAGTTTCGCCGTTTTATGGAAGACCACGGATTCATGGAAGTGGAAACACCCATGATGCAGCCCCTTGCGGGCGGCGCTGCGGCCAAGCCCTTTAAAACGCACCACAACGCGCTTGATCTGCCCCTGTTTTTGCGCATTGCGCCAGAGCTGTACCTCAAGCGCCTGCTTGTGGGCGGCTTTGAAAAGGTGTTTGAGCTCAACCGCAACTTCCGCAACGAAGGTATCGACACGCGCCACAACCCTGAATTCACCATGTGTGAATTTTACTGGGCCTACGCCACGTTTGAAGACCTCATGGACTTTACGGAACAGCTTTTTGCCCACATTGCCATGGCTGCCTGCGGCACCACCGTTGTGCCTTATCAGGGCGAGATGATTGACCTCACGCCCGGCAAGTGGACACGACTCAGCTTTTACGATTCGCTTACTCAGATCGGTGGGCACTCGCCGGAATTTTATAATGACTATGGCAAGGTCAAGGCCTACATCCGCTCGCGCGGTGAAAAGGCCGCCGACAGCGAAAGCCTGCAAAAGCTGCACGCCAAACTTTTTGATCTGGATGTGGAAGGCAAGCTTGTTCAGCCCCATTTTATTTATCACTACCCCACGGAAATTTCGCCGCTCTCGCGCCGTAACGACGAGCACCCCGAACTGACCGACCGCTTTGAGCTGTTTATGACGGGTCGCGAACTTTCCAATGCTTTTTCTGAGCTCAACGACCCTGTTGACCAGCGTCTGCGCTTTGAAGACCAGGTGCGTGAACGCGATGCTGGCGACGACGAAGCCCACAGCATGGACCAGGACTACCTGCGCGCCCTCGAATACGGCATGCCCCCGGCAGCAGGCCAGGGCATTGGCATCGACCGACTGGTGATGCTGCTGACCGACTGCGCTTCCATCCGCGAGGTCATTCTCTTCCCGCTGTTGCGGCCTGAGGTATAG
- a CDS encoding DNA-3-methyladenine glycosylase 2 family protein → MPQYFAYGAKETDYLARKDKRLASVIERIGPIRREVRPDLFDALMHSIVGQQIATKAQQTIWGRLVQALGRVTPATVDGMETEALQRLGLSFRKVGYMKGAARKVLQGELDVETLRHMDDGSVSMALCKLDGVGVWTAEMLMLFSLQRPDVFSFGDLAIIRGLRMVYRHKVVSRERFEMYRRRFSPYGSVASLYLWAVAGGALPDLNDPAAKS, encoded by the coding sequence ATGCCCCAGTATTTTGCCTACGGAGCTAAGGAAACCGACTACCTTGCCCGCAAGGACAAGCGCCTGGCCAGCGTGATTGAGCGCATCGGCCCCATCAGGCGCGAGGTTCGACCAGACCTGTTTGATGCCCTCATGCACTCCATAGTGGGGCAGCAGATAGCCACCAAGGCTCAACAAACGATCTGGGGGCGTCTGGTGCAGGCCCTTGGCCGGGTTACCCCCGCTACCGTGGACGGCATGGAGACAGAAGCCCTGCAGCGGCTGGGGCTTTCCTTCCGCAAGGTGGGCTACATGAAGGGTGCTGCCCGCAAGGTGTTGCAGGGCGAGCTGGATGTGGAGACCCTGCGGCACATGGACGACGGGAGCGTAAGTATGGCGCTGTGCAAACTTGATGGGGTTGGGGTCTGGACGGCGGAAATGCTCATGCTTTTTTCTCTTCAGCGTCCAGATGTTTTCAGTTTTGGTGATCTGGCCATTATCAGGGGCCTGCGCATGGTCTACCGTCACAAGGTTGTGAGCCGCGAGCGGTTTGAGATGTACCGGCGTCGTTTCAGCCCCTATGGTTCTGTGGCCAGCCTGTATTTGTGGGCCGTGGCAGGCGGAGCTCTGCCAGATTTAAATGATCCCGCCGCAAAGTCATAA
- a CDS encoding methyl-accepting chemotaxis protein, protein MKIGLLARMGLSILTPAIVGLMLVAGVCYKMSEEMLREQIATDMGALLECQSIGLDAVFSGLEQGLKTMTENQRIKDQVEAYAQGRQEAFEGSLFARSDRALESFVTSNETVYHAGIIAVDGKVLGHRLEDQQGPSKFIGDDFSDREYFQKSKDGQPSVVGLKSPTTGKLATIISMPLILNNKTVAVLVAGIDNKLLSKNTTDKIKVGQKGLVYVYDMSGHVVLHPDSSTLGRDDSKLPQVAQLLKEKDGRTRFVNDKGESKGLYYKALPHEGWIICVEFDRGEIFKPISDLLTNASLLTLVCALIVGTMIFISAHGIVRMLGGISGVAEAVAGGRLQTNDKERALFDAAEKRGDEFSTLAAGMRRMVESIRHLLNESENKTQAAQQATEEAEKATARAEEAARQAESAKREGMLAAAGQLEEVVSVISAASTELAAQIEQSDRSALESSQRLAEAATAMNEMNATVQEVARNASSASAVSAETRANAESGAGIVKKSLQSIGQVHKVSMALKNDMATLNQHAQAITQIMNVISDIADQTNLLALNAAIEAARAGEAGRGFAVVADEVRKLAEKTMASTNDVGNAIAAIQGSAGQSVQAMEKALVEVETATDLAQQSGDALQEIVSKVEASADQVRAIATASEQQSAASEEINESIVRVNEMSGQTAQAMGEATRAVNELARQAERMSELIAEMKRG, encoded by the coding sequence ATGAAAATTGGATTGCTAGCCAGGATGGGATTGTCCATCCTGACTCCCGCTATTGTCGGGCTTATGCTTGTGGCCGGGGTTTGCTACAAGATGTCCGAAGAAATGCTGCGGGAGCAGATTGCTACCGACATGGGCGCACTGCTCGAATGTCAGAGCATTGGCCTGGACGCTGTTTTTAGCGGGCTTGAACAGGGCCTGAAAACCATGACCGAAAACCAGCGCATCAAGGATCAGGTAGAGGCCTACGCGCAGGGCAGACAAGAGGCATTTGAAGGTTCGCTGTTCGCCAGATCAGACCGTGCCCTCGAATCCTTTGTAACCAGCAATGAGACCGTCTACCATGCAGGAATAATCGCTGTTGACGGCAAGGTTCTTGGGCACCGTCTGGAAGACCAGCAAGGCCCAAGCAAGTTCATCGGCGACGATTTTTCTGACCGCGAATATTTTCAGAAAAGCAAGGATGGCCAACCCAGCGTAGTGGGTCTCAAAAGCCCGACTACCGGCAAGCTCGCCACCATTATTTCCATGCCTCTGATACTGAACAACAAAACAGTGGCAGTACTCGTAGCAGGCATAGACAACAAGCTTCTGAGCAAAAATACCACCGACAAGATCAAGGTTGGCCAAAAGGGCCTGGTGTATGTGTACGACATGAGCGGGCACGTTGTTCTGCATCCAGACAGCTCTACACTTGGTCGTGACGACAGCAAGCTGCCCCAGGTGGCGCAGCTGCTCAAGGAAAAGGATGGCCGCACCCGTTTTGTGAATGACAAGGGTGAAAGTAAGGGCCTGTATTACAAGGCGCTGCCCCACGAAGGCTGGATCATTTGCGTGGAGTTTGACCGGGGCGAAATATTCAAGCCTATCAGTGATCTGCTGACCAACGCCAGCCTGCTCACCCTGGTTTGCGCTCTTATTGTGGGAACCATGATTTTTATTTCCGCACATGGCATTGTGCGCATGCTTGGTGGCATCTCTGGCGTGGCCGAGGCTGTTGCTGGCGGGCGTCTGCAAACCAATGACAAGGAACGCGCCCTGTTTGACGCTGCCGAAAAGCGTGGAGATGAGTTCAGCACGCTTGCGGCGGGCATGCGCCGCATGGTTGAGAGCATCCGGCATCTGCTGAACGAAAGCGAGAACAAAACACAGGCCGCCCAGCAGGCCACAGAAGAAGCGGAAAAAGCCACCGCCAGAGCGGAAGAAGCCGCCCGTCAGGCCGAAAGCGCCAAGCGTGAAGGCATGCTTGCCGCCGCTGGCCAGCTGGAAGAAGTGGTGAGCGTCATTTCTGCCGCATCGACCGAGCTTGCGGCGCAGATCGAGCAGTCGGACAGGAGCGCCCTGGAATCTTCACAGCGTCTGGCCGAAGCCGCCACCGCCATGAATGAAATGAACGCCACAGTGCAGGAAGTGGCCCGCAATGCTTCTTCTGCCTCGGCCGTTTCTGCCGAAACCCGCGCCAATGCAGAAAGCGGCGCAGGCATAGTGAAAAAATCCCTGCAGAGCATCGGTCAGGTGCACAAGGTTTCCATGGCGCTCAAAAACGACATGGCCACGCTCAACCAGCATGCACAGGCAATTACCCAGATCATGAACGTGATCTCGGACATCGCCGACCAGACCAACCTGCTGGCCCTCAACGCTGCCATCGAGGCCGCACGCGCTGGTGAAGCCGGGCGCGGGTTTGCCGTGGTGGCCGACGAGGTGCGCAAGCTGGCCGAAAAGACCATGGCCTCCACCAACGATGTGGGCAATGCCATTGCAGCCATTCAGGGCAGCGCGGGGCAGAGCGTGCAGGCCATGGAAAAGGCCCTCGTCGAGGTTGAAACCGCCACCGATCTGGCTCAACAGTCTGGTGATGCCTTGCAGGAAATTGTGAGCAAGGTCGAGGCCTCGGCCGATCAGGTGCGCGCCATTGCCACGGCCAGTGAACAGCAGTCGGCAGCCAGCGAAGAGATCAACGAGTCTATCGTGCGCGTCAACGAAATGTCTGGACAGACGGCACAGGCCATGGGCGAGGCCACTCGCGCCGTGAATGAGCTGGCCCGTCAGGCAGAGCGCATGAGTGAGCTGATTGCAGAAATGAAGCGCGGCTAA
- a CDS encoding lipoprotein-releasing ABC transporter permease subunit: protein MSFELFVALRYLFSRRKQTFIYIISIMSILGVAIGVGALVVVLGVYNGLTTDMRDKILGANAHAIVMSYIPSAFENRSDLLDRVRSVKGVTGATPFIYTEVMLSAGGGVKGVVLRGIDPQSAPAVLSMLRQMRTGTAADLEREGTPGLIIGEELAKRLGLGMGSRVNLLSPSGQKTTSGYAPRVRPFEVVGIFKTGMFEYDSSLGFVTLGAARDVLGLPENYLSGVELTVDDVYKADKISALVSTELGSPFYVRSWMEMNANLFAALKLEKIGMFILLAMVVLIGSFSIVTTLVMLVMEKTRDIAIMMSMGATSSMIRRIFMFQGTIIGVIGTLLGYVLGLSLGWLLKRYQFIKLPENVYTLDHLPIIISLSDVLIIGASAMLLCFLATLYPARQASRLQPAEALRYE, encoded by the coding sequence ATGTCATTCGAACTATTTGTCGCCCTGCGCTACCTCTTTTCGAGGCGAAAGCAGACATTCATTTACATCATATCCATCATGTCCATTCTGGGCGTGGCTATTGGCGTTGGCGCGCTGGTAGTGGTGCTTGGCGTATACAACGGCCTCACCACCGACATGCGCGACAAAATTCTGGGGGCCAATGCCCATGCCATTGTCATGTCCTATATTCCTTCGGCCTTTGAGAACCGCAGCGATCTGCTTGACCGCGTGCGTTCTGTCAAAGGAGTGACCGGAGCAACCCCCTTCATCTACACCGAGGTCATGCTCTCTGCCGGTGGCGGGGTTAAGGGCGTAGTGTTGCGCGGTATCGACCCGCAGTCGGCTCCTGCCGTGCTCTCCATGCTGCGCCAGATGCGCACGGGTACTGCCGCAGACCTTGAACGCGAAGGCACACCGGGGCTCATTATTGGCGAGGAGCTCGCCAAGCGTCTGGGCCTTGGCATGGGTAGCCGCGTCAATCTGCTCTCGCCATCCGGGCAAAAAACCACTTCGGGCTACGCTCCGCGCGTGCGCCCTTTTGAGGTGGTGGGCATTTTCAAAACCGGCATGTTCGAGTACGATTCGTCGCTGGGCTTTGTTACCCTTGGCGCCGCACGCGATGTACTGGGTCTGCCCGAAAACTACCTTTCCGGCGTGGAGCTGACGGTAGACGACGTATACAAGGCCGACAAGATTTCGGCCCTTGTTTCTACCGAACTGGGCTCGCCCTTTTATGTGCGCTCGTGGATGGAAATGAACGCCAACCTCTTTGCGGCGCTCAAGCTCGAAAAGATCGGCATGTTCATTCTGCTGGCCATGGTGGTGCTGATTGGTTCATTCTCCATTGTCACAACCCTGGTCATGCTGGTCATGGAAAAAACGCGCGACATTGCCATCATGATGTCCATGGGCGCAACCAGCAGCATGATACGGCGTATTTTCATGTTTCAGGGAACCATTATCGGCGTTATTGGCACGCTGCTTGGCTATGTGCTGGGCCTTTCGCTCGGCTGGCTGCTCAAGCGCTACCAGTTCATCAAACTGCCCGAAAATGTCTATACACTGGATCATTTGCCCATTATCATCAGCCTCTCCGATGTGCTGATCATTGGAGCCAGCGCCATGCTGCTGTGCTTTCTGGCCACCCTTTACCCGGCCCGCCAGGCCTCGCGCCTGCAACCGGCAGAAGCCCTGCGCTACGAATAG
- a CDS encoding DMT family protein: protein MLLCNLFRPAKRLPLRPPTDSIMQIPVPVSTVGLLFCSNLFMTFAWYGHLRYRSTALPIVIIASWAIAFFEYVLQVPANRIGYGYFSAAELKTIQEVISLTVFMGFSAFWLHEPLKWNHLVGFGLIVFAAWVIFKEW, encoded by the coding sequence ATGCTCCTGTGCAACCTCTTCCGGCCTGCCAAGCGCCTGCCCTTGCGACCGCCCACGGATTCCATCATGCAGATTCCTGTTCCTGTGAGTACTGTAGGATTACTGTTCTGCTCCAATCTTTTTATGACCTTTGCATGGTACGGCCACCTGCGGTACAGAAGCACGGCCCTGCCCATTGTTATCATCGCAAGCTGGGCCATTGCTTTCTTTGAATACGTCTTGCAGGTTCCTGCCAACAGGATAGGCTACGGCTATTTTTCTGCCGCAGAACTGAAAACCATTCAGGAAGTTATTTCGCTGACCGTCTTCATGGGGTTTTCGGCGTTCTGGCTGCATGAACCGCTGAAATGGAACCATCTGGTGGGCTTTGGGCTTATCGTGTTTGCAGCATGGGTTATATTCAAGGAGTGGTAG
- a CDS encoding methyl-accepting chemotaxis protein: protein MKLGLLSKMLLSILTPAIAGLLLVAGVSYKMSEDILSDQIVSDAKALLRCQTIGLNAMLNVMEESLSMVAADNRVLLYLDAVNDKMPEVMTRTLFADADAALNSFVTLNSKFEFCGIAGLEGKAIAHHLAGEKGPSKSVGVSFTDRLYFQRGMQGQKTVVGVVSKTTGKIATIMGLPIIRNGKPAGIVWSGVDNEDMAKTTTNQIDFGARGGIYAYDTKGIVMLHRDLKAFGRDDSKKPYMVEVLKNPEGIVHFVGEDGRNKTIFYKSMPEVGWVLCLEMDRDEVYTATRVMLGNSMMLTLASALIVGLIIILAARAIARLLRGISGIAGAVAEGRLEANASEKALLDAATKRHDEFSTLAAGMENMIGNIKNLLAESEQKARDAQQATEEAQIATTRAEEAAHKAEIAKREGMLAAAGQLEEVVAIISTASSQLASQIAQSDEIAVQSAQRLAEAATAMNEMNSTVQEVARNASAASSVSAETRSNAESGAGIVENALKSIGQVQTVSLALKDDMTRLNQHAQAITQIMNVISDIADQTNLLALNAAIEAARAGDAGRGFAVVADEVRKLAEKTMASTHDVGNAIAAIQQSAAQSVAAMDNALVEVNTATEFASQSGAALRDIVNNVEATADQVSAIATASEQQSAASEEINHSIVQVNAMSGQTAQAMGEATKAVADLAQQARRLSELINAMKHS from the coding sequence ATGAAATTGGGGCTGCTGAGCAAAATGCTGCTGTCTATTCTGACTCCGGCAATTGCGGGCCTGCTGCTTGTGGCGGGCGTAAGCTACAAAATGTCTGAAGACATTCTGAGTGACCAGATAGTCAGCGATGCCAAGGCCCTCTTGCGTTGCCAAACCATTGGTCTGAACGCCATGCTAAACGTAATGGAAGAATCACTTTCCATGGTTGCCGCAGACAACCGGGTGCTTCTCTACCTTGATGCAGTCAACGACAAGATGCCCGAAGTCATGACGCGCACCCTTTTTGCAGATGCAGATGCCGCACTGAACAGCTTTGTGACGCTCAACTCAAAGTTTGAATTTTGCGGAATTGCAGGCCTTGAAGGCAAGGCCATAGCCCATCACCTTGCTGGAGAAAAAGGCCCCAGCAAATCAGTTGGGGTAAGCTTTACCGACCGCTTGTATTTTCAGCGCGGCATGCAGGGCCAAAAAACTGTTGTTGGCGTTGTGAGCAAAACTACTGGTAAAATTGCCACCATCATGGGCCTGCCCATCATACGAAACGGCAAACCTGCGGGCATAGTATGGTCTGGCGTTGACAACGAAGACATGGCCAAAACAACCACAAACCAGATTGATTTTGGCGCGCGCGGCGGTATATACGCCTACGACACCAAGGGTATAGTTATGCTGCACCGCGACCTCAAGGCCTTTGGCCGCGACGACAGCAAAAAGCCCTACATGGTCGAGGTGCTCAAAAACCCAGAGGGCATCGTCCACTTTGTTGGCGAAGACGGCCGCAATAAAACCATTTTTTACAAATCCATGCCCGAAGTGGGCTGGGTGCTTTGCCTCGAGATGGACCGGGACGAAGTGTATACAGCAACACGCGTGATGCTTGGCAACTCAATGATGCTGACCCTTGCCAGCGCACTGATTGTTGGGCTGATCATCATTCTTGCCGCACGTGCCATTGCACGGCTGCTCAGGGGCATTTCGGGCATAGCCGGAGCAGTGGCCGAGGGCCGCCTTGAGGCCAATGCCAGCGAAAAAGCGCTGCTGGACGCGGCCACCAAGCGCCACGACGAATTCAGCACGCTGGCCGCTGGCATGGAAAACATGATTGGCAACATCAAAAATCTGCTGGCCGAAAGCGAACAGAAAGCCAGAGACGCACAACAGGCGACCGAAGAGGCCCAAATTGCCACAACCCGTGCGGAAGAAGCGGCCCACAAGGCAGAAATCGCCAAGCGCGAAGGCATGCTGGCCGCTGCCGGGCAACTGGAAGAAGTAGTGGCCATCATTTCCACCGCCTCCAGCCAGCTGGCTTCACAGATTGCGCAGTCTGACGAAATTGCTGTCCAGTCGGCCCAACGCCTTGCCGAGGCAGCAACAGCCATGAATGAAATGAACTCCACCGTGCAGGAAGTGGCCCGCAACGCCTCGGCGGCATCTTCGGTTTCTGCAGAGACGCGCAGTAACGCTGAAAGCGGCGCAGGTATTGTTGAAAACGCCCTCAAGAGCATCGGGCAGGTACAAACCGTTTCGCTGGCTCTCAAGGACGACATGACCCGACTGAACCAGCATGCTCAGGCTATCACCCAGATCATGAACGTGATTTCGGACATCGCCGACCAGACCAACCTGCTTGCTCTCAACGCCGCCATTGAGGCTGCACGCGCAGGTGATGCGGGTCGCGGTTTTGCCGTGGTGGCCGACGAGGTACGCAAGCTGGCCGAAAAGACCATGGCTTCCACCCACGATGTGGGCAACGCCATTGCGGCGATTCAGCAAAGTGCGGCACAGAGCGTCGCCGCCATGGACAATGCCCTTGTGGAGGTCAACACCGCCACGGAGTTTGCGAGCCAGTCGGGCGCGGCCCTGAGGGATATTGTGAACAATGTGGAGGCCACCGCCGATCAGGTCAGCGCCATTGCCACGGCCAGTGAACAGCAGTCTGCCGCAAGCGAAGAGATCAACCACTCCATCGTGCAGGTAAACGCCATGTCAGGGCAAACGGCCCAGGCCATGGGCGAAGCCACAAAGGCCGTAGCCGATCTCGCCCAGCAGGCACGCCGACTTAGCGAACTCATTAACGCCATGAAGCACAGTTAG
- a CDS encoding PFL family protein, translating to MLSEREVISTLNMLRNEHLDVRTVTLGVSLFDCVSHDLELFTANVKAKLNRYASQLVRVCNEVGDKYGIPVVNKRISVSPIAVVGAPFGPDGMVRVCKALDEAAKEAGVDFLGGFSALVEKGFANGDRALIEALPQALAETDRICSSINVASSRSGINMDAVALMGQQILKVADATADRGGLGCAKLVVFANIPQDVPFMAGAYLGVGEPDVVINVGVSGPGVVKKALDRAREAGHNGKGGPLTLLDMAEVIKRTAYKVTRVGEMIGTEVATRLGLPFGVADLSLAPTPAVGDSVGEIFQSMGLSSIGAPGTTAVLAMLNDAVKKGGAFASSSVGGLSGAFIPVSEDSSIEAAATSGLLSLEKLEAMTSVCSVGLDMIAIPGDTPASTISGIIADEMAIGVINTKTTAVRLIPVPGKGVGEEVSFGGLLGKAAIMAVPKGDATDFIGLGGRIPAPIHSLKN from the coding sequence ATGCTTTCAGAACGCGAAGTTATCAGCACGTTGAACATGCTCCGCAACGAGCATCTTGACGTGCGCACCGTCACCCTCGGCGTGAGCCTGTTTGACTGCGTAAGCCACGACCTCGAGCTTTTTACCGCCAACGTCAAGGCCAAGCTGAACCGTTACGCCTCGCAGCTCGTGCGCGTCTGCAACGAAGTGGGCGACAAGTACGGCATCCCCGTGGTGAACAAGCGCATCAGCGTCAGCCCCATTGCCGTGGTGGGCGCTCCCTTTGGTCCCGACGGCATGGTGCGCGTGTGCAAGGCCCTTGACGAAGCCGCCAAGGAAGCGGGCGTCGATTTTCTGGGCGGTTTTTCTGCCCTGGTCGAAAAGGGCTTTGCCAACGGCGACCGCGCCCTTATTGAAGCATTGCCCCAGGCTCTGGCCGAAACCGACCGCATCTGCTCCTCCATCAACGTTGCCTCGTCGCGCAGCGGCATCAACATGGACGCCGTGGCCCTGATGGGTCAGCAGATCCTCAAGGTTGCCGATGCCACCGCCGACCGTGGCGGTCTTGGCTGCGCCAAGCTGGTAGTTTTTGCCAACATTCCGCAGGATGTTCCTTTCATGGCTGGCGCCTATCTTGGCGTTGGCGAGCCCGATGTGGTCATCAACGTGGGCGTTTCCGGCCCCGGTGTGGTCAAAAAAGCCCTGGACCGCGCCCGCGAGGCTGGTCACAACGGCAAGGGCGGCCCTCTGACCCTGCTGGACATGGCCGAAGTGATCAAGCGTACCGCCTACAAGGTTACGCGCGTGGGCGAAATGATCGGTACCGAAGTTGCCACCCGTCTGGGTCTGCCCTTTGGCGTGGCCGACCTCTCGCTGGCACCCACCCCCGCGGTTGGCGACTCTGTGGGCGAAATTTTCCAGAGCATGGGCCTTTCGAGCATCGGCGCACCCGGCACTACGGCCGTGCTGGCCATGCTGAACGATGCCGTCAAGAAGGGCGGTGCCTTTGCTTCTTCCTCTGTGGGCGGCCTTTCCGGCGCGTTCATTCCGGTGTCGGAAGACTCCAGCATCGAGGCTGCCGCCACCTCTGGTCTGCTCAGCCTTGAAAAGCTCGAAGCCATGACCAGCGTGTGCTCCGTGGGCCTGGACATGATAGCCATTCCCGGCGATACGCCCGCTTCGACCATCTCTGGCATCATTGCCGACGAAATGGCCATTGGCGTCATCAATACCAAGACCACGGCCGTGCGCCTCATTCCCGTTCCCGGCAAGGGCGTGGGCGAAGAGGTTTCTTTTGGCGGCCTGCTGGGCAAGGCGGCCATTATGGCCGTGCCCAAGGGCGATGCGACCGACTTCATCGGGCTTGGCGGGCGCATTCCTGCCCCCATCCACAGCCTCAAGAACTAG
- a CDS encoding ACT domain-containing protein — MQKFTASFLGRDCPGVVASVSRILEESGCNIEEVTQTILSGEFAAIFVVAAPETDAESLRAKLSAGLEASKVDLSVLVRPAIKGQWGTDLHCEPFVVTADGPDKPGLIAAMSRVFARHGVNIESLKAILGEGGTNHALFVFEVMVPNSVDMGRLRRELDCEGQKSGLRVSAQHRDIFEAVHRVNSF; from the coding sequence ATGCAAAAATTTACAGCCTCCTTTCTGGGGCGCGACTGCCCCGGTGTGGTGGCCTCTGTAAGCCGAATTCTTGAAGAAAGCGGCTGCAACATCGAGGAAGTGACCCAGACGATTCTTTCTGGCGAATTTGCGGCCATATTTGTGGTTGCCGCCCCCGAAACCGATGCCGAAAGTCTGCGCGCCAAGCTGAGCGCCGGTCTTGAAGCCTCCAAGGTGGATCTTTCCGTTCTGGTGCGCCCCGCCATCAAGGGCCAGTGGGGCACAGACCTGCACTGCGAACCCTTTGTGGTTACCGCAGACGGCCCGGACAAGCCCGGCCTGATCGCCGCCATGAGCCGCGTTTTTGCGCGCCACGGCGTCAACATCGAAAGCCTCAAGGCCATTCTGGGCGAGGGTGGCACCAACCATGCGCTTTTTGTTTTTGAGGTCATGGTTCCCAACAGCGTTGACATGGGCCGTTTGCGCCGCGAACTTGATTGCGAAGGCCAGAAGAGCGGCCTGCGCGTGAGCGCCCAGCACCGCGACATTTTTGAGGCCGTGCACCGGGTCAATTCCTTTTAG
- a CDS encoding TSUP family transporter yields the protein MDLDFSLLTYAVGLAAAFGGGFIDSIAGGGGLVTMPALLLCGVPPHQSLGTNKVSACLGTCVALGNFARSNLVLWRVALAGIVFSLLGSWAGSRLALLLDAAVLGKVLVALLPIGMCATLLPKKEHKQTPLPHSGPRFWIPVAFVCLVMGGYDGFFGPGTGSFLILAFHWFLRMGLMEASATSKVLNLASNFAGAVVFILNGVVVWSLALPMAAACCLGNWLGSRMAIRIGPAAVRRFLTVSLSLLLVTLVWQYFLAPTLR from the coding sequence ATGGATCTTGATTTCAGCCTGCTCACCTACGCCGTCGGCCTGGCTGCCGCATTTGGCGGCGGATTCATAGATTCCATTGCTGGCGGCGGCGGCCTTGTGACCATGCCCGCCCTGCTGCTCTGCGGCGTACCGCCGCACCAGTCGCTCGGCACCAACAAGGTCAGCGCCTGCCTTGGAACCTGTGTGGCCCTTGGCAACTTTGCGCGCAGTAACCTGGTGTTGTGGCGTGTGGCGCTCGCGGGCATCGTTTTTTCGCTTCTGGGATCATGGGCGGGCTCACGTCTGGCCCTGCTGCTTGACGCGGCGGTGCTGGGCAAAGTGCTGGTTGCCCTGCTGCCCATTGGCATGTGCGCCACACTGCTGCCGAAAAAGGAACACAAGCAAACGCCCCTGCCGCACTCCGGCCCGCGCTTCTGGATTCCCGTTGCCTTTGTCTGCCTTGTGATGGGCGGATACGACGGCTTTTTTGGCCCCGGTACCGGCAGCTTTCTGATTCTTGCCTTTCACTGGTTTTTGCGCATGGGACTTATGGAAGCATCGGCCACATCCAAGGTGCTCAACCTTGCCTCAAACTTTGCGGGAGCGGTTGTTTTCATCCTTAACGGCGTTGTGGTGTGGAGCCTGGCCCTGCCCATGGCGGCGGCCTGCTGTCTCGGCAACTGGCTGGGCAGCCGCATGGCCATACGCATCGGGCCCGCGGCGGTGCGCCGGTTTTTGACCGTATCGCTCAGTCTGCTGCTGGTTACCCTGGTGTGGCAGTATTTTCTCGCACCTACCCTGCGCTAG